The region TTCACCACCGATCGGACCTTGGCCCGGTTGCGGATGATCCGCTCGTCGCCGAGGAGGCGCTCGATGCGCTTTTCGGTGAATCGCGCCACCGCCGCCGGGTCGAAGCCGGCGAAGAGCGCGCGGTAGCCCTCGCGCCGCTTGAGTATCGTGAGCCAGCTCAGCCCCGCCTGGGCGCCGCCGAGCGAGAGATGCTCGAAGAGGAGCCGGTCGTCGCGGGCCGGCACGCCCCAGTCGGCGTCGTGGTAGGCGACGAGGAGCGGATGCGACAGGCACCACTCGCAGCGTGGCCGTCCGTCGCCGTCGTCCGTCCGCTTCTTCGCCGTCATTTCAATCCTTTCCCGGCGCCCGCTCCGGCGCCATGGACCGTTTCGCCCAAAGCCCGCCCCGCAAGCGCACCCGCACCGCCCGGCGCCCGCCCGCCGCCCGTTCCGGCGGCATCGCCCTCCATCTTCCGCCAACGGGCGCCGCGCGTCAACTCCGCTTCTCGATCTGCCTGATCAGCCCCGTGAAGATGTAGTGGTGGAAGGGGAGGAAGGCGTACCAGTACAGCCGGCCGAAGAGACTGTTCGTGTCGTAGTACGCCGTCACGCTGAGGCGGTGGCGATCCCCCGCCCCGCGGATGCCGAAGGCGAGCCACGCCCGGCCGGGGAGCTTCATCTCGGCCCTGAGCAAAAGCCGGCGGCCCGGCACGAGGTCCTCGATCCGCCAGAAGTCGATCACGTCGTTCACCTGGAGATGCGTGCGGCTGCGCCGGCCGCGCGCGGCGCCGACGCCGCCGAGCACCGTGTCCGCCCAGCCGCGGAGGCGCCACATCCAGTTGCCGGCGAACCACCCCTCCTTCCCGCCGATCCGGCAGATCGAGCGGAAGAGCGACGCGGGCTCCCTGTCCGAGAGGATGGCGTACTCGGCGGTGTACCGCGCCCCGCCGGGAAGCTCGTGGAGCTTGAGGGCCAGCTCGTGGGCCGGCGGGTAGGCGTGCGTCCAGCGCG is a window of Candidatus Krumholzibacteriota bacterium DNA encoding:
- a CDS encoding DNA-3-methyladenine glycosylase I — translated: MTAKKRTDDGDGRPRCEWCLSHPLLVAYHDADWGVPARDDRLLFEHLSLGGAQAGLSWLTILKRREGYRALFAGFDPAAVARFTEKRIERLLGDERIIRNRAKVRSVVNNAARVLETRQEFGSFARYAWSFVGGEPKRNRWRREAEIPALSPEAEEMSGDLKKRGFSFVGPTIVYAFMQAAGLVNDHLVGCYRYDEL